Proteins encoded by one window of Lathyrus oleraceus cultivar Zhongwan6 chromosome 1, CAAS_Psat_ZW6_1.0, whole genome shotgun sequence:
- the LOC127106060 gene encoding uncharacterized protein LOC127106060: protein MKVVFRFQDVTEIVSDEVSAFEANTNDIQKAAHKEQMKKDGKTLFYSSMLSIEESRNLTEMKLEEHQASLEAHEMRLKRRNSEREKVAEQALQIRFIKKFGKEKAKPRNNLANDKKSSKNSKNHSNSTKKVMGNNYSGEKVDMKEFTKLDESVKKVTRFVNGRHVTSSGKGNIVVVRKDGKRVTITGILYVPSMTSNLISIGQLLAKGYKTKLEENLMKVYNGEGKMIMKAPLADKKTFKMDAG from the exons ATGAAGGTCGTCTTTAGATTTCAAGATGTGACTGAAATCGTGAGTGATGAAGTATCTGCATTTGAAGCGAATACAAATGATATTCAGAAGGCAGCACATAAAGAACAAatgaagaaagatggaaaaacCCTGTTTTATTCATCAATGT TGTCTATTGAAGAGTCAAGGAACCTAACTGAGATGAAGTTAGAAGAACATCAAGCTTCATTAGAGGCTCATGAGATGAGGCTGAAGCGGAGGAACTCAGAAAGGGAGAAGGTGGCTGAACAAGCATTGCAAATAAGATTCATCAAGAAGTTTGGAAAAGAAAAAGCAAAGCCGAGAAATAATCTTGCTAATGATAagaagtcaagcaagaattcaAAGAATCACTCTAATTCAACCAAGAAAGTAATGGGCAACAATTATTCGGGGGAAAAAGTTGACATGAAGGAG TTTACCAAGTTAGATGAATCAGTTAAGAAAGTGACCAGGTTTGTAAATGGAAGGCATGTCACATCAAGTGGAAAAGGAAACATAGTTGTGGTGAGAAAAGATGGTAAGAGGGTCACTATTACTGGCATATTGTATGTACCTTCAATGACAAGCAATTTGATAAGCATAGGTCAATTACTTGCCAAAGGGTATAAGACGAAGTTGGAAGAAAACCTAATGAAGGTGTATAATGGTGAAGGAAAGATGATCATGAAGGCACCATTGGCAGATAAAAAAACCTTCAAAATGGATGCAGGTTAA